A section of the Candidatus Rokuibacteriota bacterium genome encodes:
- a CDS encoding nucleotidyl transferase AbiEii/AbiGii toxin family protein, which produces MLSVAPERPVAPMTLAVLTLVDRIARELALDYFVTGAMARDLLLYGVFGLDTGRATLDVDLAVAVDSWKQFEAVKACLLETGVFTTAGDVMHRLFHRGSIGQRGYPLDLLPFGGIEQHPNQIAWPPDLSIIMNVAGYREALAAAVEVEVHPGLIVHVASLAGLAILKLFAWADRGAANPKDALDFAVLLGQYSAAGNEDRLFTEELGLLKDLAYNVDLAGPRLLGKDAARVATRETRNKLLALLDDAERLDRLVTDMARVFRGAEDPIAKAEASVVQFKTGLGEI; this is translated from the coding sequence ATGCTCTCCGTCGCGCCTGAGCGCCCCGTCGCTCCGATGACGCTTGCGGTTCTGACGCTCGTGGATCGCATCGCACGAGAGCTCGCGCTCGATTACTTCGTGACGGGTGCGATGGCGCGGGACCTCCTTCTATACGGTGTCTTCGGCCTCGACACTGGCCGGGCGACGCTGGACGTGGACCTTGCTGTAGCGGTCGACAGCTGGAAGCAATTCGAGGCGGTCAAGGCATGCCTTCTCGAGACAGGAGTATTTACTACTGCCGGGGATGTGATGCACAGGCTCTTCCATCGCGGAAGCATAGGGCAAAGAGGCTATCCCCTCGACCTCCTTCCCTTCGGTGGCATAGAGCAACATCCGAACCAGATCGCCTGGCCCCCAGACCTATCCATCATCATGAATGTGGCTGGCTACCGCGAAGCGCTTGCCGCGGCGGTGGAGGTCGAGGTCCATCCGGGCCTCATCGTACACGTGGCATCGTTGGCGGGCCTTGCCATCTTGAAGTTATTCGCCTGGGCCGATCGCGGGGCTGCCAATCCCAAGGACGCTCTCGATTTTGCCGTTCTATTGGGCCAGTACAGCGCAGCCGGCAACGAGGATCGACTCTTCACCGAAGAGCTTGGGCTCTTGAAGGACCTCGCCTACAACGTGGATCTCGCCGGCCCGCGGCTCCTCGGCAAAGATGCGGCTCGTGTAGCCACACGCGAGACGAGAAACAAACTCCTCGCACTACTTGACGATGCAGAACGCCTGGACCGGCTCGTTACAGACATGGCAAGAGTCTTCCGGGGCGCCGAGGATCCTATCGCCAAGGCCGAGGCCTCGGTCGTCCAGTTCAAAACGGGATTGGGGGAGATTTGA
- a CDS encoding type IV toxin-antitoxin system AbiEi family antitoxin: protein MNKTTRLHDREVRLLDDALAALTRNTGLTAAIVTREPLRATGARPDAEIQIEANGKRFQFFAEIKTIDRAVALATAKNQLAPHGNRGVLVAPYITAELANHCRNKLDLHFIDTAGNAYLRAPGLYVFVRGERPPNLREMGMGTRGGGTATALRVVFALLCNPELLNAPYREIVAAAGVALGAVGWVFFDLQGRGYITGGLRKHNRRLLEPARLLDEWVTNFPIKLRPKLNPRRFQAPDPGWWRQARLEAGARWGGEIAAAKLTDDLKPAICTIYLHPENAREALPALVKQHRLRADPHGNVEILDAFWNFQPKGTQPDLVPPLLVYADLMATFDPRNLQVARQIRGEYIDHALRRA from the coding sequence ATGAACAAGACGACGCGACTACACGATCGAGAAGTTAGACTCTTGGATGACGCGCTTGCCGCACTAACGCGCAATACTGGACTTACCGCGGCGATCGTTACACGCGAGCCACTGCGTGCGACGGGCGCCCGCCCTGACGCGGAAATCCAAATCGAAGCGAACGGAAAGCGATTCCAGTTCTTTGCCGAAATCAAGACGATCGATCGGGCAGTCGCGCTAGCTACGGCCAAGAACCAACTCGCACCGCACGGCAACAGAGGCGTGCTCGTCGCACCCTACATTACGGCCGAGCTCGCGAATCACTGCCGTAACAAACTCGACCTTCACTTCATTGACACTGCCGGCAACGCTTACTTGCGGGCACCAGGCCTTTACGTTTTCGTCCGTGGCGAGCGCCCCCCGAACCTCCGAGAAATGGGAATGGGCACTCGCGGCGGGGGCACTGCAACCGCCCTGCGAGTCGTATTCGCGCTGCTCTGCAATCCAGAACTTCTCAACGCGCCGTACCGAGAAATCGTTGCAGCGGCAGGTGTCGCGCTGGGTGCTGTTGGCTGGGTCTTTTTCGACCTCCAGGGCCGCGGCTACATCACCGGTGGCTTGCGGAAGCACAACCGCCGACTGCTAGAGCCTGCCCGCCTGCTCGACGAATGGGTTACCAATTTCCCGATTAAGCTGCGCCCGAAGCTCAATCCACGCCGATTCCAGGCCCCCGACCCCGGCTGGTGGCGACAGGCGCGCCTCGAAGCTGGGGCGCGTTGGGGAGGCGAAATCGCTGCGGCAAAACTAACTGACGATCTCAAACCAGCGATCTGCACTATCTACCTGCATCCAGAGAACGCCCGCGAGGCTCTTCCCGCACTCGTGAAGCAACACCGCCTGCGTGCTGACCCGCACGGAAACGTCGAGATCCTGGATGCCTTCTGGAACTTCCAACCTAAAGGAACTCAACCCGATCTCGTGCCGCCACTCCTTGTCTATGCTGACCTCATGGCCACGTTCGACCCGCGCAACCTGCAAGTCGCAAGACAGATCCGCGGAGAATACATCGACCATGCTCTCCGTCGCGCCTGA